The following coding sequences lie in one Spinacia oleracea cultivar Varoflay chromosome 1, BTI_SOV_V1, whole genome shotgun sequence genomic window:
- the LOC110782998 gene encoding pathogen-related protein produces the protein MEKMESASEKTNKYRSFMYGEGEKNTKWVSGAPPNFDIVDKLFEEGRTKIWEVGSLEEKVQNLVKTMEMELFHKSPQDYKAIDATKFAFSVNGRKALTLEGIRKMGGGYNGFLQTSLPEELRLYDPTKETTESSHRLFTTTFPRGFAFEILQVYSGPPVIAYKFRHWAYMEGPFLGHPPTGDLVEFFGCAIFEVDEQMRVIKVEFFYDRGELLGALMKGSKLEGSFADMKLGCPVLRNSGFR, from the exons ATGGAGAAAATGGAGTCAGCGAGCGAGAAAACAAACAAGTACCGTTCTTTCATGTATGGAGAAGGTGAGAAGAACACCAAATGGGTGTCTGGAGCTCCTCCTAATTTCGACATCGTCGACAAACTCTTCGAAGAAGGCAGGACCAAG ATATGGGAGGTTGGTTCACTGGAAGAGAAAGTGCAAAATCTGGTAAAGACCATGGAGATGGAACTCTTTCATAAGTCCCCTCAGGATTATAAAGCTATTGATGCTACCAAGTTTGCTTTTAGTGTTAATG GGAGGAAGGCGCTAACATTGGAAGGAATAAGGAAGATGGGTGGGGGATACAATGGGTTTCTACAAACATCATTACCAGAGGAGTTGCGTTTGTATGACCCAACAAAGGAGACAACAGAATCATCCCACAGGCTCTTCACTACTACATTCCCTCGAGGGTTTGCTTTCGAGATTCTCCAAGTCTACTCCGGTCCACCGGTGATTGCGTATAAGTTCAGGCATTGGGCTTACATGGAAGGTCCTTTCCTTGGCCACCCTCCTACAGGAGACCTAGTTGAGTTCTTTGGGTGTGCTATTTTTGAG GTGGATGAACAAATGAGGGTGATCAAAGTTGAGTTCTTCTATGATCGTGGGGAGTTGCTTGGTGCTCTTATGAAGGGTTCTAAATTGGAAGGGTCTTTTGCTGATATGAAACTAGGTTGCCCTGTTTTAAGAAATTCAGG TTTTAGATGA
- the LOC110782999 gene encoding organelle RRM domain-containing protein 2, mitochondrial: MTIATGFCTVPCTTTSTTKEAWKQRSPIKKYCYQLISPKFHQNISSFSSLCSSNFCYLPNPCLSSHVNDQGRVPSGRQFFVACVSSPSGSTSSMSTRLYVSGLSFSTTQESLRNAFQKFGQLVEVNLVMDKIANRPRGFAFLRYETEEESKNAIEGMHGKFLDGRVIFVEVAKPRSETRNNQQISRESR, from the exons ATGACAATAGCAACCGGCTTTTGCACTGTTCCTTGTACCACCACATCAACAACAAAAGAGGCTTGGAAACAAAGATCACCAATAAAGAAATATTGTTATCAGCTTATCTCCCCGAAATTCCACCAAAACATCTCctctttttcttctttgtgTTCTTCTAACTTTTGCTACCTACCAAATCCTTGTCTCTCTTCTCATGTCAATGACCAAGGAAGAGTTCCCTCAGGTCGTCAATTTTTTGTGGCTTGTGTCTCTTCTCCATCTGGTTCTACTTCATCCATGTCTACCAGGCTCTATGTTAGTG GTCTCTCATTCAGCACTACGCAAGAAAGTTTGCGAAATGCTTTCCAAAAGTTTGGCCAACTAGTGGAAG TTAACCTTGTGATGGATAAAATTGCAAATAGACCGAGGGGCTTTGCTTTCCTCCGTTATGAAACTGAAGAGGAGTCTAAGAATGCCATAGAAGGAATGCATGGAAAG TTTCTTGATGGCAGGGTAATATTTGTAGAAGTAGCAAAACCAAGGTCTGAAACTCGCAATAACCAGCAGATTTCAAGAGAATCACGCTAA